From the Lycium ferocissimum isolate CSIRO_LF1 unplaced genomic scaffold, AGI_CSIRO_Lferr_CH_V1 ctg12178, whole genome shotgun sequence genome, the window caagtacatgcagtcagtcatttcagtttatgagttcatatcttatccatgattcttatgtatatatattattcttattccttacatactcagtacattatccgtactgactctccATTGCTCGggggctgcattcatgcccgcaggtacagggagacagacaggtggtctagctcagtaggacctctagatctagcagtggtcagtatgctccattcgatccggagctacagtcagttttggtatgccccttttgagatgtgtatgtatatgggtatgacggggccctgttccgtcctttctatagcttttattccagtagaggtttGTAGATAGTTATATGTAGTattcagatgatgtagccttgtcggcttctattcttttgtgtacaatatatgtagcagcatagctggcttgcactgttttTCCGCATGCCGTGTAtttatatgcagattgtacagagctCTGATGTTTCTCTATTATGAGttcagtttatgccatttatgggctttTAATGTTCAGTATGTTTTAGATACGTGTTTAGGAGTGTTttgtcgctagaggtcagattcccgtcacggctcatcggtttgggtcgtgacagttgtgtgttcccgatgttggtGGTCTTCGATAAGAATTTATGATGGAAGCTCATAGTTCGAAGTATTCAGTTCATCCGGGATCCACCAAGAggtataaggatttgaaacaacactattggtggaagagcatgaaggttgatatttctaactttgtgggTAAGTGTCTAAGCTGTCAACAGGTAaaggctgaacatcaaaggcctggTGGCTTGGTTCAAAACATTGAGATTCCTcaatggaagtgggagatgataaatatggattttgttgcaggtttacctcgcacaaGGGCCAAgtatgattcgatttgggtgatcgtggatagactcacgaagtttgcccattttcttcctgtgAAGACATCATATGCCACGGCGGAGTACGCCAAGTTATATTTGAAGGAGATTTTTTGGTTGCACGGTGTTCCGACATCTATCATATCTGACAGAGGTACGCAATTTACTGCTCATTTCTGCCAGatgtttcaagaaggtttggggctagagtgaaattgagcactgcctttcatcctcaaaaTGACAGGCAGGCAGAGAGAACTATTCAaactttggaggatatgttgcgtGCTTGTGTAATcgattttggaggaagttgggatgaacacctACCTCTGGTGGAAttcgcttacaataatagctatcaagcgagtattcagatggctccttatgaggatCTTTACAGGAGGAGCTGTCAGTCTCCAATTGATTGGTTTGAACCAACGGAAGTAGAGTTATTGGTTCTTGATTCAGTTCATGAGGCGTAGGGAATTGGAATTTCTTTGTTGGTAAcaaggttttcttgaaagtgtctCCTATGAAGGGGGTGATGCATTTTGGCAGAAAgagcaagcttagtcctcgctaTATTAGTCCTTACGAGACTACAAAAAAGGTAGGGAAGGTAGCTTACGAGTTGAGATTACCGGCTGAGATGTCCATGGTTCATCCggtgtttcacatttcgatgttgAGATGGTACAAACCTGATCATTCCCATGTGTTGCACCATGAAGATATTGAAATTGATGAAGATCTGCcttatgaagaagaaccagttCAGATTTTAGATCATCAAGTTAGAAGGTTAAGAACAAAGGATGCAGCGTCAGTTAAAGTGTTATGGCGAAACCATAATACTAAGGAAGCTACTTGGGTGGTagaggaggacatgaagaaaagatatcctcacttgttccctatgtCGAGGGTATGAGCTAGCGTTTTAATTATTCGTAGATGAATCGTTGTGTTGTTTGAAACAACTTGTGGTTTAGTGAATTCTTTCTAGGCTACGATCCTCATTCGAGGACAAACGatcttaagggggggggggggataatgtaacattcCGTAGATCCGAGTTAAGTGTGAAGTGTCTTGGAGAATTGGACTTCACTGTTTTTGTCAAATGTAAAATACGGCCaagaatacggcccgtatttttgAAATATGGTCTGTATACCTTGGGCGTATTTCACCCACCTTCTTAGGTAGCTCACTGTTTTTGGCTATCATAAAATACGGCCAGagttcttgtcacgacccaagtaagggccatgacgggtacccggaggtaccctaccgagcaccacccatcaTACTTGTCATCAAACTCTTCCTGAATATACATTTATCTCAGCACGAAACTTGTCATAATACAATCGTTATCATTTCCAAAAAACATCTACCTTTGTGCACATGAGCCtacgaggctatcaaaaatgatatacaaatatacactgtagtaatcatgagacatctactacccacacataagtatctacgagcctctacaagaatactgagacataagggcgggacagggccccgccatacccaatacatgtacacaaaaggatATACCCAAAATCTGCAACTCCaaagtaatggagtgctcctgtatatatatactgaatAGGCTCCTAGGAATccagtctatctccctgtctacctgtgggcatgtacacagcgtccaaagaaaaggacgtcagcacGAAAAATGTattaagtatgtaaggcatgaataatactagcataataaagaaataacgAAACATGAGGCGAATATATAACTTGTACGTCAATTGCCTCTTAGGGCGAATACTATGCCTGCTTAACTTATAAAGGAAGACACATGttatacatatcaaatataccatcatcgttaacccgcgtctggGTAATCATTGcacgccacccactagtggtgtcatagctggccatctaggcacggtgtaatcataagcggCCTGCCTTTGCGGCGTCATGTcaggccaaataggcacggtgtaatcataagccgcccgccttagcggtgtcatatccggccaaataggcacagTGTAAtaataagccgcccgccttagcagtgtcatgtccggccaaataggcacggtataatctcatcattttatacttatcataaagcatgcattagaaatcaattaaaagctacaactctatcggggtgacgcaaggtcgagaacccccgattcctttatggagtagtcatgatcatcatgtctcaccttgaaggaactagcattataaagtgagtctagcaacaatgaataatatcaaggagTCATATAAGGATCGTTAgctccataagctttggaatctctagacttaggctcatcatcatcattgtcatattcacaaCGCATCTCTTCTCTTTATTTCAGGaaaagctcttaataatcatagactcataatttccaggatatgagaaagtcatggaaagttaaaggaagtcatattataggagtcatgcctttgaaaaagaagagactagcctcacatacctttatgtctccttaacCCTAAATGCTCTTCTTCCAAGCTtgcgattctacattcaagagagttcgtactatgattagataatcgaaaacatGCTTGAGCTTAAACTAGAGCGAACTAAGagttaacaaaaattgggcagcatttcctttatttctacaactttctccatataataatcAACTCTCAAACATTATTAACAGCACCCAAGACATCATAATCAACAACTTCATCAAGCTGGACACtattcaattctcacaattccatttcaaggtcatccataaccatgattTCCACACTACGTagtattcattcacatataatgcttttTCAACACTCTTAATGTCATTCACAACAAgtttatactcataacatgtcaagacctatgattcaagtcaagttactattcaagaacaccattgttttcacatttgagcttccatgttctactttcttccataatccaagtctttcaaccattcaatattcttaataacaagaaatgatcataaaactcacctttgattatgtagaaaTGGGCTTTGGTCGaaaatgcttcacttggagaaaaccctaacttcaactccaaagggatttctagcttccattaaccctagctagcattcttgcacttaaTACTACTAGTTTTGgcatttgatctttgatttcccttgaatttatgttagtgAAAtgtgtggaaccttctagaggtcttgagagaagtggagaagttggaaaaatgaaaaattaaaagtgggaacatatatttatacttggaaaatactcagcccgacgggacgtataatattatacggacccttatacggtctgtataatattatacggtccttATAAGTGAAATTCCTTATAAgtgtatttcaccatcagggaaattCCTTTTTCTGTAAGGTTATACGGACGGAccccttatacagaccgtataagtggtcgtataactccattttttctgaagttaatctcgccgattcgtttgatctccaatccctatggaaccttcttatcacttgtttaacacttcattaaccatcaaaggagcattataacttttcctcaagacattatcaaatcaacattagctcgatcctttgcaaacccttttcaaaacatgactcatactttacattcttcaacgaactttcttctcttgcctcgaatgtctttggaatcttaattagaatcgttaagtaccccttcttacttgtagggacatcatatacatcctaccctgcgttagtctatctaccatatgacgacatgaaattttccgaggtgtaacactcttcacccctttaaaaacattcgttctcgaatgttaagttctcgggaattctacagaaatttcgccagggtttcccctgtaatatggcgctaccatcctatcacattTGCCCAAAATAACACTGCCACTCAGGGCTATGATATCACAACACacaatatggccacacacgaccaaaagcattaaaagtaaagcattgcattgcatacctGGGGGCAATGGCGtttcatcttgaacctcttctgggAGTGGAGATAAATGCGTATACTTGGACTTCGTACCCTCTTTCGCTTCCCAATGCATCTCTTCTACTTTCGCATTCTTTCCTAATATTTTCATCAAGCTTTCATCAGTTCTTCCTTCACTACTTCAAAACCCTTTGAGAGGGCAGCAAGAAATTCTCATAAAATTTTTCAATAATCTTCCCAAAATCTTTTCGAAATGAAATTTCCGCACTCTAATAATTTAATACCCTCTCATTCTTGCAAGCTTTATGCGACCACCGATATATATTAATTCCAAGCCATCTTACAggtcttttcatctttcttaagGGCTTATGTACGTGTCCATAACATACCGTGGGAAGTTAGAAAACGAGCTCTATCCacttatttatttcaaaatgGAGGTTTACGAGAATGGCCCATTTTCCCCAAATCTGTCGAAATATATCAATCTTCAGACATTGGTAGAGAACCAAGCATTTTGTCAAATTTTTCATAGATAGCTTATGATCCTTTACAATTACCACGCCTATTTCAGCTCTAGATTCATCCTCATTCTTGGCTAATACCACGAAATTGTCTTACACAAGTTTACTCCTTATTATCTCCTACACTATCGCTTTTCACCTTTAGTTCCTTTACGCTTGAGTACTCTATGCTTGAAATGCTCGCATAATCCATAAACTTCCTCTTCTAAATGATCATACacatcttttccttttcaatatAGGTTGCTACCATCAAGTATTTACATGCTTCTAAATGGTTCATTTTCATTTCGATCCTCTTCTATTGTTAACTTTGCATCCTTCTATTAACAAAGACATTGTCAAATTCTGAGTCAAGTATTGCCTTTGAGGATTTCCCTGTACAATGCTATCTCCATCGGTATGAAATTTTGGAACCTTGCATCCATACAACTAGTTCGCAGTGGCTGTTTCACTTGACTCCACATCTTAGCCCATTATTCACTTCTCTCTCTAATCGAAGTCTTACACCCATCGCCTGTATCTTCTCACTATGAAATCATTCGCATGAGCACTTATTGTATAGAAATACCGTTTTATTCTTGTCCATCTTAAGTTTGACCAGAGGCCCTAATATTCACGTGAGATATCTTTTTAAAGTTAATACTGCTCTTCCGTTTTTATGCCTGTCCTTTAACTCTACCTCATAATCCATATTATTGTTGTACGACTGCCATGTTGGAATCTATGCCCGTCTTACATTCTAtggcccatatcttgtattatctCATTCTTACGCCTCCGGCGGCCACGTTGCCTCGGAAAGTCGAAGACTACTCCTTTGATGGTCTCTTTTGGTTACCGTTTAGTTGCCACGACTATCAAACCATAAGGGAATTGTCTTTACCCCGGTACTTCATTCATTACCTCTATTAATACCCATAGACCATCTTGTATGTTCACCCTTTCCACTAATATAGCTCATATTCGCTCTATACTCCCTATACTGCATTGTCCACAAACTCGCCCTTTCTTGGCTGACCTTTCCTCAATAATCACTCCCTGGGaccttgtcacgacctaaccggagggcTATGACAGGCACTCGGTGCTAACCCACTcgggtacctcttatcgtactcttGTAGTCACATCTAGGAGAGCCACATGACTTGctcataatttatatgcatcaatagtgccaatctcgttgggcaacaaaacatttatatcatcatcaataacaatgcccatatccatatatacaagccgacgaggctatcaaaatgatatacaaaatataagccgacaaggctaaggacATCTAATCATACACAAGTAgttacgagcctctaaggagagtatgtcacatcatatatataggcgggacagaccccgccatgcccataggtacgtacacaaaagaataaataccaaaagctgtagctccggatgaaatggagctccgctatgtagtccctgaacaagatatctgttacacctcaaaaaaaatttcgttgatgcacagtgaatgggctaacgaagagcacgaagtatatggtatttcgataagtaaggaatgatatttgatgaccctaattaagatttaaaAGGTATTCAAAGTAAGGGGAGAAAGTTTGTCAAGAGAAGACagggcatacgataagtatcggaagagatttacgagtaacgagttaatgatggcttaatgatgatttggagaagagttataacgtcccttagattgttaatgaggtgataatcaagtgttaagaaggttccataaggactGGAGATCAAATGAAGTGACGAGAATAAGATCAGTGaactgatgggttatacggtcgattatacggtccgtatgatgttatacggtccgtataatcgaccgcagaaccatcacagtgaaggtccctcacttaTGGGATTATATGGTCACTTATATGGactatataaatttatacggaccgtataatggtcataGAGATGAGGTGTTGAACGGTCGATTTCGTAGCcatttatacgggccgtataagtttatacggaccgtataaatgtcCGTATAATTTCCCGACGGATCatatttttgagttattaaaaaggggaccaagttcattatttcatttccatttttcactccttctctctagaactctctacaacacttttcccataaaaaaattcaagagatattagtggcCAACTACATCAaattaagtgaatcaagtgtaagaaacccattaaatttcatccaagacaagaaatccaagtgaaagtgaaactagggttttgctcaagtaaagtgtttgcacccaaggttcattcctacgccatctaagg encodes:
- the LOC132041885 gene encoding uncharacterized protein LOC132041885, which codes for MAPYEDLYRRSCQSPIDWFEPTEVELLGVMHFGRKSKLSPRYISPYETTKKVGKVAYELRLPAEMSMVHPVFHISMLRWYKPDHSHVLHHEDIEIDEDLPYEEEPVQILDHQVRRLRTKDAASVKVLWRNHNTKEATWVVEEDMKKRYPHLFPMSRV